A genome region from Chlorogloeopsis sp. ULAP01 includes the following:
- a CDS encoding permease has translation MNQFNNGFTLFLSLLVEAMPFLLLGVFFSSLLLFFVDERKLADKMPKNPLMGALVGSMVGFLFPVCECGNVPVARRLLIQGVPTPVAIGFLLAAPTINPIVIWATWTAFHDQPEIVVLRVVFSLLIATIVAFVFSFQKDLTPFVQPTIARYLKFNPALRTQSQRGSKNYQMQQQVGTSALLQSGTYLLGAGQTVRLETAAEATASSYDKPLAAKLRLVMENTIQELRELGGVLVIGSAIAAAIQVLAPRELILSLGAGPVSSITAMLVLAAVVSICSTVDSFFALSFASTFTSGSLLAFLVFGPMIDIKAVGLLLSIFKPQAIFYLFALPALLTFLFTLTLNLYIF, from the coding sequence ATGAATCAATTTAACAATGGTTTTACGCTATTTCTGAGTCTGCTAGTCGAGGCGATGCCTTTTCTACTGCTAGGAGTGTTTTTCTCCAGTTTGCTGCTATTTTTTGTTGATGAGCGCAAATTGGCAGACAAAATGCCAAAGAACCCACTTATGGGTGCATTAGTTGGCAGTATGGTAGGCTTTTTGTTCCCTGTATGCGAGTGTGGTAACGTGCCAGTAGCACGGCGGTTATTGATACAGGGAGTGCCGACTCCAGTGGCAATTGGCTTTTTGCTAGCAGCACCCACAATTAACCCAATTGTCATATGGGCAACTTGGACAGCATTTCACGATCAGCCAGAAATAGTAGTATTACGTGTAGTGTTTTCCCTATTAATCGCCACTATTGTTGCCTTTGTCTTTAGCTTTCAAAAAGACTTAACTCCTTTTGTTCAACCAACGATCGCGCGTTATTTAAAATTTAACCCAGCCTTAAGAACACAATCACAACGTGGCTCTAAAAATTATCAAATGCAGCAGCAAGTAGGCACATCTGCCCTATTACAGTCAGGCACATATCTATTGGGAGCAGGGCAAACCGTGCGTTTAGAAACTGCTGCTGAAGCCACAGCTTCTAGTTACGATAAACCCTTAGCAGCGAAACTTCGCCTAGTAATGGAAAATACTATTCAAGAACTGCGGGAGTTAGGGGGAGTACTAGTAATCGGTAGTGCGATCGCAGCGGCTATTCAAGTGCTAGCCCCCCGTGAGTTAATTCTCAGTCTAGGTGCAGGGCCAGTTAGTTCTATTACAGCTATGTTGGTATTAGCAGCAGTAGTATCAATTTGTTCTACCGTCGATTCCTTTTTTGCTCTGTCATTTGCCTCAACCTTTACCAGTGGTTCCCTATTAGCATTTCTGGTATTTGGCCCAATGATTGATATTAAAGCTGTTGGTCTTTTGTTATCAATATTTAAACCCCAAGCTATCTTTTACTTATTTGCTTTACCAGCACTATTGACATTCTTGTTCACTCTTACACTTAATTTGTACATCTTTTAA
- a CDS encoding TIGR03943 family protein produces MTNNQNRKNRIINRLLSWLDVFAITAWGVLLLKYWLTNKLNLLIHPNFFGLVIVAALCLLIISIFRAKELLLLSRREASTNVQHITLFPPGWGSAFLLTSAILGFIITPQVFASDKALQRDLSELLGSTRVKPQAFRAAVPPEERSLVDWVRMLNVYPEPDRYQGNRVKVQGFVIHPPQLGEEHLLLARFVLTCCAADAYPVGLPVKLSENREQYPPDTWLEVEGQMATETLAGKRQLTIVANSLKKIPQPKNPYSY; encoded by the coding sequence ATGACTAATAATCAGAATCGTAAAAATAGAATTATTAACAGGTTACTTTCCTGGCTAGATGTTTTCGCCATTACAGCCTGGGGTGTTTTACTGTTGAAATATTGGTTAACTAACAAGCTGAATTTGTTGATTCATCCAAATTTTTTTGGCTTAGTAATAGTAGCTGCTTTATGCTTACTAATAATCAGTATTTTCCGAGCCAAAGAACTATTACTCCTGTCTCGTCGAGAAGCAAGTACTAATGTCCAACATATAACTTTGTTTCCGCCAGGCTGGGGTAGTGCTTTCCTATTAACATCAGCTATTTTGGGCTTCATAATTACACCCCAAGTATTTGCTAGTGACAAAGCACTGCAAAGAGATTTGAGTGAGTTATTAGGTTCAACCCGCGTCAAACCCCAAGCGTTTCGTGCTGCTGTTCCTCCTGAAGAGCGATCGCTAGTAGATTGGGTGCGAATGCTGAATGTTTATCCAGAACCAGATAGATATCAAGGTAATAGAGTTAAGGTACAGGGATTTGTAATTCACCCACCACAGCTTGGAGAAGAACATTTATTATTAGCACGATTTGTTTTGACTTGTTGTGCAGCAGATGCTTATCCCGTAGGATTACCTGTCAAATTGTCAGAAAATCGCGAACAATACCCCCCTGATACTTGGTTGGAAGTAGAAGGACAAATGGCTACAGAAACACTAGCAGGTAAACGTCAACTGACAATTGTTGCTAACTCGCTCAAAAAAATTCCTCAACCTAAAAATCCCTATAGTTATTAG